In Oryzias melastigma strain HK-1 linkage group LG16, ASM292280v2, whole genome shotgun sequence, a single genomic region encodes these proteins:
- the LOC112143281 gene encoding G protein-activated inward rectifier potassium channel 3 translates to MNSTETDQPLVRCPESAKKRHKSTTDLPCPSSIRLLQPSVPGPTDKEQALWRRSSLKETNNVSRLRRHALSVPNIGSTSPLCFINSSPLHSAPLSPAPSNLSSPARELERLPKARSQLLETESNQTPTLPPEVREQLRYVSKDGKCHVNLCNVSERGRYLSDIFTSFVDLQYRWFLFVFMMCYIVTWFLFAGLYYMTAALRGELGQPFENLEANAGDQKPCYFGLDGFISALLFSVETQRTIGYGSRTVSPSCYEGVLLVMMQCIVGSMIDALMVGCMFVKISRPKKRAETLLFSRTCVIAHRDDQLCLMFRLGDLRESHMVDAKVRAKLIKSRQTAEGEFLPLEQTEIDLGYETGSDRLFLVEPQVIQHNIDTKSPLWELGPDQLRRQQFEIIVILEGIVEATGMMCQAKTSYIETEIEWGARFEPCMTLEKGSFKVDLRRFHSTYQVPLPNCSASQAHQLLAKAQSHKLYRDWETWSEGKSKEEKEKTPSHRGFTIGDIEEEGMSEGNESELTGEKNVPLQDLSFHHT, encoded by the exons ATGAATTCT ACAGAGACAGACCAACCTCTAGTAAGATGTCCTGAGTCAGCTAAGAAACGTCACAAAAGCACCACGGACCTTCCGTGTCCAAGCAGCATTCGTTTACTTCAACCCTCAGTCCCGGGTCCCACGGACAAAGAACAAGCCCTCTGGCGTCGGTCCTCTTTGAAAGAGACCAACAACGTCTCTCGGTTACGCCGCCATGCTCTCAGCGTCCCTAACATAGGCTCCACCAGCCCGCTTTGCTTCATCAACAGCAGCCCTCTGCACAGCGCCCCCCTCTCACCAGCACCCAGCAACCTATCCAGCCCTGCTAGAGAGTTGGAGCGTCTTCCAAAAGCCCGGAGTCAACTTCTGGAAACTGAGAGCAACCAAACCCCTACACTTCCTCCGGAAGTCCGAGAGCAGCTTCGCTACGTGTCCAAAGACGGGAAGTGTCACGTCAACCTGTGCAATGTCTCAGAGAGAGGGCGCTACTTGTCGGACATCTTTACATCTTTTGTGGACCTTCAATACCGCTGGTTTCTCTTTGTCTTCATGATGTGCTACATCGTAACCTGGTTCTTGTTTGCTGGACTTTACTACATGACTGCAGCCCTTCGGGGGGAGCTGGGGCAGCCTTTTGAAAACCTAGAAGCCAATGCTGGTGACCAAAAACCCTGCTACTTCGGTCTGGACGGCTTCATTTCAGCCTTGCTCTTCTCCGTGGAGACCCAACGTACCATCGGGTATGGGTCACGCACCGTTTCTCCCTCCTGCTATGAGGGTGTGCTGCTGGTAATGATGCAGTGTATCGTTGGCTCTATGATCGATGCCCTGATGGTTGGGTGCATGTTTGTCAAAATATCCCGTCCAAAGAAGCGGGCTGAAACCCTGCTTTTCAGCCGAACCTGCGTGATTGCACACCGTGATGACCAGCTGTGCTTGATGTTCCGTCTGGGCGACCTTAGAGAGAGCCACATGGTGGACGCCAAAGTCCGGGCAAAGTTGATCAAGTCCAGACAAACGGCCGAGGGCGAGTTCTTGCCTCTTGAGCAGACGGAGATTGACCTTGGCTACGAAACCGGGTCCGATAGACTTTTTCTGGTGGAGCCTCAAGTTATCCAACATAATATTGATACCAAGAGCCCTCTCTGGGAGCTGGGTCCTGATCAACTTAGACGTCAACAGTTTGAGATCATCGTTATCCTGGAAGGAATTGTTGAGGCAACTG GGATGATGTGCCAAGCCAAGACATCTTACATCGAAACAGAGATAGAGTGGGGCGCTCGCTTTGAGCCGTGCATGACGCTGGAGAAAGGCTCATTCAAGGTGGACCTGCGGCGCTTCCACTCAACCTACCAGGTACCGCTGCCCAACTGCAGTGCCAGCCAGGCGCACCAGTTATTAGCCAAAGCCCAAAGCCACAAACTGTACAGAGACTGGGAGACTTGGTCGGAGGGAAAAtcaaaagaggagaaagaaaagacCCCATCTCATAGAGGATTCACCATCGGGGACATCGAAGAGGAGGGGATGTCTGAGGGAAACGAGAGTGAACTGACTGGAGAGAAGAATGTGCCCTTGCAGGACCTCAGTTTTCATCATACCTAA
- the igflr1 gene encoding IGF-like family receptor 1, producing MGHSHHCLDLTTFWNGAKCVPCQLRPGFEVTPNCGRDDNGGRHELAFKECARGTFNDGSRAQCRACSSCGPKSFPERNCTTTADTKCQEPNVTTVPLTTIQDFTPVEVPKDVSAAVWVVPLSILCVILLVFSAVLLKRHKGGLCVLVKQKQIFQFCYFTIAVVTRGRMCCKRRSKYDKPDFFSGSTSTGQSDPEEILSEDDVLSAPVQTLLDDLDVLEQLVILLDPETQGRKNTKHLASLCSFPSTWVTYTYSMRESKSPLKAVLEGVSSRHPDWTVGHMVKFLKQMDRNDAVAVLGKLKPCTYTQNYV from the exons ATGGGTCATTCTCACCATTGCCTGGATCTTACCACTTTTTGGAATGGGGCAAAGTGTGTTCCTTGCCAATTAAGGCCAG gATTTGAAGTTACTCCAAACTGTGGAAGAGACGACAACGGAGGTCGTCACGAGCTCGCTTTCAAAGAGTGTGCTCGCGGCACTTTCAACGACGGCTCGCGAGCCCAATGTCGAGCTTGTTCCTCTTGTGGCCCCAAAAGTTTCCCCGAGAGAAACTGCACTACAACCGCTGACACAAAATGTCAAGAACC AAACGTCACGACAGTTCCACTCACG ACAATCCAAGATTTCACACCAGTTGAAGTTCCCAAAGATGTCTCTGCTGCAGTGT gggTGGTCCCGCTGTCCATCCTTTGTGTGATACTCTTGGTCTTCTCTGCAGTCTTATTAAAGAGACACAAAGGAGGTTTGTGTGTGTTagtaaagcaaaaacaaatattccaaTTTTGTTACTTTACAATAGCAGTTGTAACT CGTGGCAGGATGTGCTGCAAAAGAAGATCAAAGTATGACAAGCCAGACTTCTTCTCTGGTTCTACCTCAACTGGTCAGAGTGATCCAGAAGAAATTCTCAGTGAGG ACGATGTCCTATCAGCCCCGGTACAGACGCTGCTGGACGATCTGGATGTTCTGGAGCAGCTGGTGATTCTGTTGGACCCAGAAACCCAAGGAAGAAAGAACACAAAGCATCTTGCCTCCCTCTGCTCCTTTCCCTCCACCTGGGTCACCTACACTTACTCCATGAGGGAGAGCAAAAGCCCCCTAAAGGCCGTGCTGGAGGGGGTTTCCAGCAGGCACCCGGACTGGACGGTGGGCCACATGGTCAAGTTTCTCAAACAAATGGACCGCAATGATGCCGTTGCTGTTCTCGGCAAGCTTAAACCGTGTACCTACACCCAGAattatgtttaa